AAGAAAAATTTGAGGAAGTTGATATCAAGTTAGACTAGGATGAGGATGACGAAGAAGGACTGAAAAATATGTTTTCTAAGCTGCGGGAAATGTACGAGGAAGAACCAATTGAATTATAAATTCACATACGAAAAACACCTTGTTTCTTTAGTAACAAGGCGTTTTTTCTTAATACTAGGTTTAAATTGTTATTTTTCCGCTAAATTTATTAATACCATCTTTCTAACAATTCCTTCTCCCTTTCGCCTGAAATACCTGCTTTTAATTCCCATTCGTCTGTGCTCTTCATCCACTCATACACGTCTGTAACTGTCTCTTCTATTCTTCTAAAAGTAAGCCCTGCTTTCACAGCATTATCGATACTTATAGAAAACCCGCCTTTCCACGGCTTCGTCTCACCATCTAATGGAAAAGTTTCTGGAATCCATAAAGGCATTTCTGTCCACGGCTGCACATTATGTTCACTCATAAACGATTCGTCTACCCAAACGAATTCAGCATCACTATGCGTAACCTTTTTACACGTATTTAATAGTTCTTCCATCGTCAAATCATAATTTGGACCTGTCACATTGAATATACCTGCATTTTTGTTTTCTGCCATGTTTAGTCCCCAATTTGCGACGTCTTTTATATCAACTATCTGCACGGGACGGTCTTTTCTTCCTGGAACTAACACCTTACCTCCTTTTGCTACACGCTGAATCCAATATGGAAGACGATCTGTATAATCAAACATTCCTGAAAGAAGTCCTGCTCTTACGTGTAAAACACGCCGCGGCCAATACTCCTCTGCTTCTTTTTCACATAATACTTTTAGCGCACCGTAATACTCATAAGGAGATATTTCACCATTTTCTACAGCCTTTATTTGCTCTTTCGTTGGTTCAGGTTGTAATATATAGTCTTCTTTTATATGATGCGGAATCCAATCTTTATATACGGAAAGGCTTGAGATGAATATATAGTGTTCAATATTATCTTTAAGTACTTCTCCAACATTTCTTATGTGATGTGGAGAAAATCCACATGTATTTATGACAACGTCCCATTTACGATTTTCTAAACTTGATACATCACCATTTCTGTCACCGATAAGCTGCTCCACTTCTAGAAAAATCTCCTGGTTTGTTCCGCGGTTAAATAATGTAACTTCATGCCCTCTCTGTAAAGCCTCTTCTACAAAAGCTCTCCCTAAAAAACGTGTACCACCTAGTATTAAAATTTTCATGGTTCTCCCCCATTCATCATTGAAAAATCCTTTCTTTTGTTAAACGAATTTCAGTCGTAAAAAGTTACGGTGGATTTGTTATTTAACTTTAATTCTAGAAACAAAAATAGAATCCATTTTGAAAAATCAATCAACATGGATTCTTAAATAAAAAACAATTTTTTTGATGTATCTTAGTTTAATTGTTAACTCTGCACAATTTCCCCATCAACTAACTCAATAATTCTATTACACTTATTCGCTACTTCCATATCATGCGTTACAATAATAATTGTTCGTCCTTCTTCATTCAGTTGTAATAGCAAATTCATAATTTCTTCTCCTGTTTTTCTATCTAAATTTCCGGTCGGTTCATCTGCCAATATTAATTCTGGTTCACCTACTAACGCTCTTGCAATTGCGACGCGCTGCTGTTGTCCACCTGATAGCTCGTCGGGTGTTTTATACATATGTTCTTTTAAACCTACTTTTTCTAAATAGAACTTCGCCTTATTTTCTCTTTCTCGTTGCTTTAGCTTTCTATATGTGAGTGGTAGCACTACATTATCCAGTACAGTATGTTCTTTTAACAATGCAAAATATTGAAAAATAAATCCGATCATTTCATTTCTTGTTTTATGAACTTTATTTGCTCCAATTTCAGTTAATGATTTTCCATTTAACGTATATTCACCCTCATTTGGCATATCAATTAACCCGATAACATTTAGTAATGTACTCTTCCCTGAGCCTGATCGCCCCATTACCGCTATAATTTCGCCCTTATATATCGTTAAATTTATACCGTTTAACGCGAACGTATTGTGATTCTTATTACTATACACCTTCTTAATATCTTTTAGTTCAATTAACCCCATTATTCCATCCCACCTATTAATGTTTTCGGTTCAAGCTTTCTAATAAACAAAAAGACAATTACATTCGAGACAATGATAATCAATAATAAGAAAAGAAATACTAAAAACAATATAGGCATATCCAATTTAAAGTCTAATACCGTTGCTTCCTTTAAATCCTTCGACATTTGTAATAGAACCCCATACCTCCATGAAAAGTAAGCTATTGACATTCCTAAGCCAGTTATTGCTACAATAATGTTCTCTAAAACAATTTGAATAAACATACCAAATTTACTTTCGCCAAAAGCTATTTTTATACCAAATTCCCGTTTTCTCATCAAGATAGAAACAATGGTCGTTACTACAATTCCGACAATCGAGAATACAATGAATAAGATTCCTACTATAAGTTGAGGTATTTCAGAATAGCCGTTAAGAGTAACATCTTCATTTATTTCATCACCTAAACTTTTTAAATGAAACGTACCGCCGTTTCCTTTAAGTTGAATTGATTCTTCTAGTTTCTTTACATCTGCACCTTTTTGTAAATATAAAACTGTACTTTGATGTAGCCTTAAAAACATTGCTTCATATTTTTCAAATCTATCAAATGACATAGGCATTATCATTGCGTAATCCAACTTCAAATATGTGTTCGTCGTATTATTATTTACGATAAATTTATTTTCTGGCAAAAACCCTGTAATTGTATATTGATTATTAATTGTATCCCCAACTTGAAAATATTTTTTAAAGTAAGAACCCATTAAAACTTTTGTTTTTTCTTCCTTATTTTTTTGAAAGTCATCATGCGCGAAACCTTCTTCAGGTTTTAAAGGTAAATGTAACATTTTATAGTAATTTTCATCTACAAAAATTGTTTTAATAGTAGGTCTTTCGTCATGAAACGTTTTATTTTTCAAATCAGTAATCATACTGTTTTGAAATGGTCTATTACTTGACTCTATTTCAATAACTCGCTCCTCGTATGTACCATACGAAATCACATCTTTATTTTGATGAATTGTATTATAAACCGCTTGAATTTTCTCTTTATTAAATTGATTGCTTTGTAATCTATCTGTCGTCCTTTCAAAAGTAACTAAATATGTTTTATCCCCATTTAATACCGAGCTGAATTTATCGTTTAGATAGTGTAAATTATAAAACACATTAATTGAACTCGTTATAGTTGCTAATCCAAATGTAATCTGTATTAGAAGAAGTACGGAAAATAGAAACCTCTTTTTTAATGCTATGAACGCACTTTTTATTCTCATCGTTTTTACTCCTTTAATGCTTTAGCAGGTTCACTTTTAAGCACATATACAAATGGTATTACAGAGAGAATGAAAGCTATAGTAAGTGAAAGAAATACACACATTACAATATGAGTAGACTGTAAACTAATATTATAGCTTGTAAATTCTATAATATTTTCACTCAAAATGCTAAAAATCCATTGTATGCATATTGCACAAGCTGTTGCAGTGATTGCACATAAAAATAATTGACTAAATATAAAAATAAAAAGATTTACATTACTTGCTCCCAAAGCTTTCCTTAACGACAAACTTTTTTTCTTCGTATAAATCCAATAATAACTTACTATGATACTAGTAATGAAAGCTATACATAAAAGCCTATATGGAAAACTGAGTAACTCTTCTACGGCTTCACTTGAGTTTTTTTCCTTCTCATAGTTCTCTTTTTCACTAATCACTTTAGCATTTATATCTTTATTGTTCTGTTTCATATGCTGTATGAAAGTTTCTATTTCCTTGATAGGTTTTTCGTTAGAACGAACAATCATTTGGAATGTATTATCTTTTTGTATCATCTGTTTCACTTCATCTGGCATGTCATTTAGAGAGACGTAAATTTTAATATTATACTCATATCCAGTATTTTCTCCAGCTACGCCTTTAACTGTATATTCCTTATTAAATAATTTTATTGTTTCCATATCCTTATAAATTTTCTTCCCCACTATTACACTATTTTTTTCATCTTGTCCTATCTGAGAACCTTTTAGCAAAGGTGGAGACCAATTTTTATTAAGGAGACCATTCATTATTACGTGGCCGATATCCGGAATAGTAATACGAATATCATTTGTAATAACACTAGCGTTTTTAAAATCAGATTCTACTAACGTCTGAAATTGTTCGAAATTAATTTCCCCCATATTAGTAAGTTGAACAGAATAGTAATAATTAAAATAACCATTTTTACTATCATAAAATTTCTCATCATAATAATCTCGCGTCGACATTGCGATTAGGATTGGCCATATCGTCAATACAAATCCAATAAATAACATAATGAATATTGTTTTGTTCACCACTATTTCTTTTAATACTAGATTCATATATCCTCCTCATTTTAAAAACCGTGAAAAAGGTATTTATCCTTTTTCACGGTTTTTGTTGATTTTTATTTAATTACCATTTTCTTAGAAGTGTACGCACTATCCCCTACCATTATCCATTCATGACCCGAATAACCTCTGGTCACCGGTCCTTTGGATGCAACGCTAACGTTTATACAATCTGACGTTTTAGCATCATACAATGCTAACTCTTTAGAAGTCCTATCATCAAAGCTAGCTCTTACAGTCATCTTGTAAAAATGAGGTTCGTTCTTTTTCGCAGTATAGGCAGTTGCCTTAGCTTTTGCTCCGCTTCCTGTCCACGTTGCATCATTATCCCAACTAATCGAAGCAAATGAAACGGAAGAAACCATACCTAATAAAGAAGCAGTTAATCCTGTAACAGCTAAAGTTTTTTGAAGTAGGCTTTTCATATATTCTTAATCTCCCTTTTTAAAATATTCACTTAAATATTTAAGTATTTTTAGGCCTTGTCCTCATTATACATAAAAAAATAACCACATATCGATAAAACCTAATATTTACATTTGTTAACGCGATTCTTACATTCCCCTGAACTTTCCGTCATAAAACAAAAAGATCGTATGAAACTCCAATTCACACCATCTTTTTGCTACCATTATTGATTTGATCGTATACAAGGAAGAATATATTTCACAATCAATTCCCATCTATCCCGTGCATTCGGCATAGCTTCAGAAGCCATTACTACAACCAATTCCTTCTCTGGAATACAACAAATCATATTCCCACCGTCACCCATAGCACAGTATGAAAAGATTCCATCTTCTTCTCGTAACCACCATAAGTAACCATATTGATTTGTGTTCATTTCTGTTGATTCTTTTATCCATGATGTTGATAGAATTTGTTTTCCATTATGAGTACCTTCATTCAAATACAGCTGTCCAAACTTAGCCATATCTTTAACTGTTAACGCTAGTCCCCATCTGCCCGTTGAAATACCATTTGGATCGTGAACCCATCCCTTTACACCTTTTCCAAATAAGTCATCGAATCCAAATGCTTTCATATTGTAGTTTGGAATTTCTCTCATACCGAGTGGCCGAAATAGCTGTTCATTCGCAAATTCACGCGCACTTTTTCCTGTTGTACTCGTGATAATTGCTGATAGTACATGCGCTCCTGCAGATGAATATTTAAAAGCCCCAATGTTTCCGCCTTTTCCTATCCTATCTAACGTATACTGTATCCAATCTTGTTGCGTACATAATTCTTCTAACGGTTCCTGCCAGTCTACGAAAGGATATGGAGCTGTCATAGTAAGGAGATGCCGCACTGTTATTTCAGATGAATTACAATTATATTCTGGGAAAAATTCTATTACTCTTTGATCAACGCTTTTTATATAGCCTTTATCTATACATATCCCAATTAGCGCAGAGATTATCGTTTTTGTAACTGACGCTACATGAAATGTATCATTTGATCCGTAATCGTTATAATATTTTTCAAAAATAATATTACCTTTCTGCACTACTAACATACCATTCATATTTTTATATTCTTCTTTTATAATCTGATCTAACTTTTCAGCAGTTTTCATTATTCCTTCCCCTTTAACCTATAATTAAAAAGGTTCGATAGGTACATATATATCAACTATATGTTTATGCTTTGGATGCTGCTTTGGATCATTTCTATATACTTCAAAAGGATATGAGTCTCTCGGTTTATATCCGCTATTTGGCAGCCACTCACCATATATAAAGTCCCATGCTCTTTTATATTCATCTTGGAATATTTCAAAATGTCCTACTGCATACTTGCCTGAAGGTATTACCATTATTCCAATGTCGTTCGTTTCTATTGCAGATTCACCTGGAATTGTTATACATAAACTTGTTCTTAAATGATTGTCCTCCGTAAATTCATGATGATCGTGGTAAATGGTTAATACTTTCGTATCCTCAAATACATGATAGTTTTGCTTGGTTGCGTATTGAAATAGTTTCTCTATCATTTTCGGAAAAGCTATAGTTAACTCTTCATATGTACCGATATGCCTTATGTATGCGACGTTTATATTGTCTACTGTTACAATTTCAACATTCCTTCGAACCTTCTTACATTCATTGTATTGAGAAATTCTTCTTACGTCTTTGCAATTCTTGCTATTGTCGTTTCGATATTGAGACGGACTTACTCCATAATAATTTTTAAATGTACGGGAGAAAACTGCCGAATCTGTGAAACCAAAATGGTAAGTGATATCAGTAATCGTCATATCCGAACGGTATGTAAGAAGGTTTGTTGCCCTTTCCAGTTTCAAGCGGTTTACATACCGAGATAATGGTTCATCTACTATCCCTTTAAAAATTCTATGAAAATGATACTTTGAAAATCCTGCTATATCCGCTAGCTCTTCAATGGATAGTGAATCATTTATGTGTAATTCTATATAATTTTGTACTTTGTATATGCGCTGTAAATACTCATTTCTACTTTGTTTATTCTCCATACTTCTATCTCCTCACAACAAAAAGGCTAACTTTGTGCTAGCCTACTTTTACACATTTTTCAAAAATAAAACTCTACTACCGCCGTTCCCGTCATAATTTGTATGTACTGATACACCCTCTATCTCATCATCCCCAGCCTCTATTCGAAAGCCAATCTCCCTATGAAACTGTATCGATTTTTTATTAACTGGTGATGTGATTGCTTTCACAACTTTACGCTTATTTGCACGAGCGACATCAAAGAAATAAGAATACAATGTCGATGCGATTCCTCTTCTTCTATACTTCGGATTTACCCCGATAAAATGAACGTACGCTTCCTCTTTATGCGTTTGCGAAAGGAATCCGCATAAGAAACCTAACGTTTCGCCATCTTCTTCAATGATAAAACTCGTTTCTTGAAAGTGAACGAAAAACAATTTTGGCAACATGTCAGCCATGTCTCTCCCGCCCCACCAATCATTTAAAACAGAATGAATCTTTACATAATCTTCCTCTTGAATATTTCTTACTCGCATATGTTTCTCCCTCTCACTCACTTCATTTTTTCATAAATTTTAATGACTGTTTCTACTAAAAGGATAAATACCCATATCCCGCAAAATACAAGAACTGACTGAAATATAGAACCTAACATAACAATACTTATTAAACCTAATTCTGATCCTGAAATGGATATTTCATCAAACCCAAGATTATGTATAAATGGACCAGTTGAAAAAGCCATTAAAATAGATCCTATTAAATAAATCACACTCATTATTTTTAATATTTTTATAGAAAGATGTGAAGTTTGTTTTTCTTCCGCTTGTGATAATTCGATTTCTCCACTCGCAATTCCTTTTTGCAAACAGTCCTCACATAGAAATTCTTCTTTAATTTTTTTACCACCATGCAATGTACCTGTTATTTCTTTACATCTTTCACATTTTCGATTTATCATGTTGTTACCACTCCAATCTCGTAAGATTATACTTATACAATTCTATTTTTACCTTATTATCCCTTTTATGTATTTTATAGAAAGGTGACGTGTTTTATGATATCTAAACTTACTTTTGGCTATAAAAAGCCTACTGAACAATATGTATTACGACCTAGTTGTTATGCAATTATTTTTAACTCCACTTCTTCAAAGATTGCTATTATCCAAAAAGGAGAAAGCTACTTTTTACCTGGCGGTGGTATGGAAGGTACTGAAACAAAAGATGAATGCTTACATCGTGAACTACTAGAGGAATTAGGATGGAAAATTGAAATTGATCAGTATATCGGTAATGCAATGCGATATTTTTTTGCCGAAAAAGAAGATACTTATTATTTAAATGACGGGTTCTTTTATATCGCGAACATGGTGCAGAAACAAACTGAAAACTGTGAGGAAGATCATGTTTTAAGGTGGATGTCTCCATTGCATGCTGTGGAACTTCTCATTCACGATCATCAAAAATGGGCGATTGAACAAGCGCTTTTATTACGAAATGAAAAAGGATCTCCTTCTATATGAAAGAAATCCTTTTTATTGTTAACTTACTTTTTTCAAATTGAGAGCTGGCTTTTTGATTCCGCCCTTTTTTACAACATATAGACCCACAAAGATAATAAGTCCGCCAACGAGTTGCATCATATTGATTTGCTCCCCAATCGTTACTGCCGCAAAGATAACTGCGAATAATGGTACGAGATACATATAAACCATTACTTTCGTTGAGCCTATTTGACTAATACCGACATACCACATTGCAAGTCCGAAGATAGTCGCAAAGATGATGGAATATGCTAGAGACCCCCAGCTTAGCGTATCTACTGGCCACGTTAAAGAATTTACGTTGAATAGACAGTATATCACAAGCGGTACAATTCCAATTAAAGTAGACCATGATGTAACTCTCATTGCGGAGTATTTTGTAATAAGAGGTTGTGCTAATATTGGATACCATCCCCACGCAATTGCTGCGACTAATCCAATTATATTTCCGAGCCATGCATACTCGTAAGTAGCTCCTCCTGTATGACCTGTTAATAAAACGAATGCGGCACCAATAAAGGCTACTATTGAACCTATTTGTACTTTCATCGAAAAGCGTTCTTGTTTGTGCAATACTGCTAATATCCCTGTAAATATAGGTGACATCGCAATTAATAATGAGGCGTTCGTTGCTGAAGTATATTTCACAGATAGCATAAACATCGTTTGATACATTGTCGTACCAACGATACCGACTGCTACTAATCGTAGCCAATCTTTTCTTTCAATACGTAATGAGCGTTCCATTAAAAATGTAATAAGTAATAATACCGGTGATGCTACTAAAAATCGTAAACTATTAAATTGAATGGATGACATATATGCCACGCCATACTTTCCAATTGTATAATTTGCTCCCCATACTAACGCTACTGATACTAGGAGCCATTCCATTTGCCATCGTTTCATCCGAATCTCCCCTTCCATATTTAGCATAGTAAAATTGGCTGGATATAACACCGTCCAATTGGCTGTTTTTTTACCCAGCCAATTTGCTATACTGGATTTATATAAGAGATACGGAGGCACTTTTTATGGAATGGAAACTAGATAGTGACAGTAAAATCCCTATTTATCAGCAAGTTGTTGACTTTATCGAGAAACGTATTACATACGGGGAACTTCCTCCAGGTAGCTTTCTACCTTCTGAACGGAAATTAGCTACACAGTTAAATGTAAACCGTAGTACGGTAACGACTGCTTATAATGAATTACGTGCTATGGGAATTGTAGAAAGTACGACTGGTAAAGGAACACGCGTGAGTACACATATGTGGGGCGTTTCTCCGACATTAACGCCGAACTGGAGGAATTTCGTAGAAGGTGGTACATTTTTACCAAACTTACCGTTACTTCGTCATATTCGAGCGGAAGTACAACAAAATGAAAATATTATTGATTTCGCAAACGGAGAACTCGGTTGTAACCTCTATCCTCACGATCAACTACAAACGATTTTACGAGAACAACCGTTAACGCACTCATTAAGTTACGATCATCCGCAAGGGTACCTCCCGCTAAGACAAGCGGTAGTAAAATATATGAAAGAATATTTAAAAGTTGAAGCGACTGAACAATCGATTATGATTACATCTGGTGCACAGCAAGCCTTGCACCTTATCGTACAATGTTTATTAAATCCGGGTGATGCTGTTGCTTTCGAAAGTCCTTCACACTGTTATTCCCTGCCATTATTCCAATCAGCAGGTATTCGTATTTTCCCATTACCTGTCGATGAACACGGTATTAATCCGGATGATGTGCAAGAGCTATATAGAAAGCATCGTATTAAAATGATTTTTTTAAATCCAAACTTCCAAAATCCTACGGGCACAATGCTGCATCCAAACCGTAGAAAAAAACTATTATCACTTTGTGCAGACTTACGAATTGCGATTGTGGAAGATGATCCGTCTAGTTTACTTACGTTAGAAAAGAAACAACCTTGCCCTACTTTGAAATCGATTGATGAAAATGGAACTGTTATCTATGTACATTCTTTATCAAAAATGATTGCACCGGGATTACGAGTTGGTTGGCTTGTCGCCCCACAATCGGTAGTAGAAAGGTTATCTGACGCACGACATCAAATGGAATTAGGTATGAGCATTTTCCCACAGTGGCTTATGCAGCAATTTTTCGAAACTGTACCTTTTCAGTCTCATATCGTACCGTTACGAAAACAATTAACAGAAAAAAGAGACGTTATCGTTCGCGCCTTAAATGAGCAACTTCACGATAAAATCTCTTTTTCAAATCCGACCGGTGGTATATACATATGGGGAAAATTAAAAGAACCGATAAACGAAAAACAACTTATTATGCAAAGTTTAAAACAAGAAATCGCCTTTATGCCGGGGAGTATTTTCGGCGCGAAAGATGGTTATATTCGTTTATCTTATGGAAAAGTGAATATTGATCAAATTGAGGAAGGGATTTCTCGCTTGCGTGAGGCTATTTTGGTTTGTGAAAAGTAACTTATGATAAAAGGATCTCGTTTGACAAAACCTAAATCTACCATTATCATCAACACGAACCTAGTTATAGGAGTGATACCAATGAAAATCTATGTTGATGCAGATGCTTGCCCTGTAAAAGATGTAATTATTTTTGAAGCTACGAAGGCAGAAATTCCTGTTATCCTCGTTACAAGCTTTTCTCATTATTCTAATGCTGAGCAGCCAAAAGGCGTGGAAACAATTTATGTTGATTCTGGAGCTGATGCTGCGGATTACCGAATTATGCAGTTAGCCCAAAAAGAAGATTTAATCGTAACACAAGATTACGGTCTTGCTTCGCTTGCTTTAGCAAAAGGCTGTATCGTGCTACACCATAAAGGATATAAGTACACAAATGAAAACATTGAACAACTATTACAAACACGATATTTAAGTGCAATGGTTCGAAAAAGCGGTAAGCGTACAAAAGGACCGAAACCATTTACAGCAGAAGATAAAGAGAAATTTAGAGCACTCTTTAAAAGTATGATCGCACTGTAGAAATAAACCGTCTATTTGTAGAGAAAGAAAAGAAGAGAATATCCAAATGAACATTCTCTTCTTGGGGTTTACCCGTTTAAAATGAAGGTAAATTATCTAAGTTATTTTCTTTTATTCCATCCGGTTCGCTACGTATAATATCTCTACCATACTTATGAAATACATCCACATGAGCTAATTTCCCTGATTTGGCTTCATTAAGAGCAGTCATATAATCTAACTCTCTTCCGCTACTTGTTTTAAACGCTATTAAATCCCCATCACCATTTTTACGAACGGCAACAATTTGTTCTGCTCCTGTATTAACTTCATGGCCTACTTCAAATTGAGCTTGTTCTTCTCCTTGATGTAAATAATCATTATACACTTTTTCAAAGTCTTTCTTGTCCATAAAACTCACCTCCAACACATTTTATTAGTATGGTTGGGAGGTAGTGGTTTTATGTGCTTTTTATTAACTTAACAAGACGATACTACTCCAAATAAATAATTCAAATTTATTTTAGAATCCTTCCTTGTCAATTTAAGCTAAATTTAAGTGTTTATATTTTCCAGAAAATATTATAATTTATTATATAGAATAGAAATATGAAACGGAGAATGATTAAGGTGAATATAGATATTAATCGTTTAACTGATATTTGTTTAGAGTATCAGCAATCTAGATTTTATGTTACTAGAATCCCTAAAGATTTCTTATCAATTGCCCGAAAACGCTTTTCTATACCAACGGATGACCAAATTATTGCTTTTTTAAGTTGTAATTTATTTGGATCTGGAAAATATGGTGTTTACTTTACAAGTTCAGGTTTATACTGGAAAAATTGGTTATTAGGTAAAGGAAATATGCAATGGGATCAATTAAATGAAGTGCGACAAATCGAAATTGATAAAGATGGTTTTTTATCTTTTGATGCACAAAAAGCTTCAATATTAACGGAAGTGATTATCCACCACTATTATTTAAAGAATTACTTATGGCTCTTACAAATTCATTCCAAAATTCAAAGCAAAATGATATACATCCAGCTATAAAAATTAATGAGATAAAATCAATCTGCTCTTTATTTGAAACGCATAATGAATTATTAGAACCTGATAATGGATTATTTGTAGAAACTCATATTTCAGACAAAAAGTTAAAAGCAATTGAGGTACGATTTATCATTCCAATAGAAGAACAAATCATTGCTTTTTTAGATACATCTGTCCTTGGGAACATGGGGAAAGGATCTGATGGAGTATTAATTTGTCAATCAGGTATATATTTTAGAAAAACCTTTGTACACTTATATTACCCCTGGCATATCTTTAGAAATATCCCTATTACTTTAACTTCAGATGAATTTGAAATTGGAAAAAGAAATATTTTTCATCTTCAACATGCTAGAATGCCTAGTGAAGAGATTCTATTATTCATCGAGAATATAAAACAGTATGTGAATAGTTTATATGAAGAACATCCGGAATTACATATTTAATACATTTATTATTATATATAAGCTTGTGTATGGTTAAGTCTAAAATTTCAATTCAATTACAAAAACGATCATTTTGTAGGGAACCCACAGAAATGATCGTTTAAAAAATCTTATTCTTTATTTATATGCTCTTTTATGATGGAATCCGGTGAAGAAGCACACGCTCTAATTCGATAGCCTTTTTTAATATCTATGCCGTTTCTTCAAAATTTCCAATATAGCATCTGTGTGAAAAACGTACTCCACTCTTCTTCAGTTAAACGTTTTTGGTTCTGTAACGACCTGATAGATGTTACTAATAAAACTTACACTTGAAATTTAAATATTCTTTTGAGTATTTTCAAATGAAAACATAGTCCCCTCACTATTTGATTGTAAAGTGTATTTTATATCGAACATTTTTGATATA
This genomic window from Bacillus anthracis str. Vollum contains:
- a CDS encoding SDR family oxidoreductase, which produces MKILILGGTRFLGRAFVEEALQRGHEVTLFNRGTNQEIFLEVEQLIGDRNGDVSSLENRKWDVVINTCGFSPHHIRNVGEVLKDNIEHYIFISSLSVYKDWIPHHIKEDYILQPEPTKEQIKAVENGEISPYEYYGALKVLCEKEAEEYWPRRVLHVRAGLLSGMFDYTDRLPYWIQRVAKGGKVLVPGRKDRPVQIVDIKDVANWGLNMAENKNAGIFNVTGPNYDLTMEELLNTCKKVTHSDAEFVWVDESFMSEHNVQPWTEMPLWIPETFPLDGETKPWKGGFSISIDNAVKAGLTFRRIEETVTDVYEWMKSTDEWELKAGISGEREKELLERWY
- a CDS encoding ABC transporter ATP-binding protein → MGLIELKDIKKVYSNKNHNTFALNGINLTIYKGEIIAVMGRSGSGKSTLLNVIGLIDMPNEGEYTLNGKSLTEIGANKVHKTRNEMIGFIFQYFALLKEHTVLDNVVLPLTYRKLKQRERENKAKFYLEKVGLKEHMYKTPDELSGGQQQRVAIARALVGEPELILADEPTGNLDRKTGEEIMNLLLQLNEEGRTIIIVTHDMEVANKCNRIIELVDGEIVQS
- a CDS encoding ABC transporter permease; translated protein: MRIKSAFIALKKRFLFSVLLLIQITFGLATITSSINVFYNLHYLNDKFSSVLNGDKTYLVTFERTTDRLQSNQFNKEKIQAVYNTIHQNKDVISYGTYEERVIEIESSNRPFQNSMITDLKNKTFHDERPTIKTIFVDENYYKMLHLPLKPEEGFAHDDFQKNKEEKTKVLMGSYFKKYFQVGDTINNQYTITGFLPENKFIVNNNTTNTYLKLDYAMIMPMSFDRFEKYEAMFLRLHQSTVLYLQKGADVKKLEESIQLKGNGGTFHLKSLGDEINEDVTLNGYSEIPQLIVGILFIVFSIVGIVVTTIVSILMRKREFGIKIAFGESKFGMFIQIVLENIIVAITGLGMSIAYFSWRYGVLLQMSKDLKEATVLDFKLDMPILFLVFLFLLLIIIVSNVIVFLFIRKLEPKTLIGGME
- a CDS encoding FtsX-like permease family protein, which produces MNLVLKEIVVNKTIFIMLFIGFVLTIWPILIAMSTRDYYDEKFYDSKNGYFNYYYSVQLTNMGEINFEQFQTLVESDFKNASVITNDIRITIPDIGHVIMNGLLNKNWSPPLLKGSQIGQDEKNSVIVGKKIYKDMETIKLFNKEYTVKGVAGENTGYEYNIKIYVSLNDMPDEVKQMIQKDNTFQMIVRSNEKPIKEIETFIQHMKQNNKDINAKVISEKENYEKEKNSSEAVEELLSFPYRLLCIAFITSIIVSYYWIYTKKKSLSLRKALGASNVNLFIFIFSQLFLCAITATACAICIQWIFSILSENIIEFTSYNISLQSTHIVMCVFLSLTIAFILSVIPFVYVLKSEPAKALKE
- a CDS encoding serine hydrolase domain-containing protein, translated to MKTAEKLDQIIKEEYKNMNGMLVVQKGNIIFEKYYNDYGSNDTFHVASVTKTIISALIGICIDKGYIKSVDQRVIEFFPEYNCNSSEITVRHLLTMTAPYPFVDWQEPLEELCTQQDWIQYTLDRIGKGGNIGAFKYSSAGAHVLSAIITSTTGKSAREFANEQLFRPLGMREIPNYNMKAFGFDDLFGKGVKGWVHDPNGISTGRWGLALTVKDMAKFGQLYLNEGTHNGKQILSTSWIKESTEMNTNQYGYLWWLREEDGIFSYCAMGDGGNMICCIPEKELVVVMASEAMPNARDRWELIVKYILPCIRSNQ
- a CDS encoding AraC family transcriptional regulator, with translation MENKQSRNEYLQRIYKVQNYIELHINDSLSIEELADIAGFSKYHFHRIFKGIVDEPLSRYVNRLKLERATNLLTYRSDMTITDITYHFGFTDSAVFSRTFKNYYGVSPSQYRNDNSKNCKDVRRISQYNECKKVRRNVEIVTVDNINVAYIRHIGTYEELTIAFPKMIEKLFQYATKQNYHVFEDTKVLTIYHDHHEFTEDNHLRTSLCITIPGESAIETNDIGIMVIPSGKYAVGHFEIFQDEYKRAWDFIYGEWLPNSGYKPRDSYPFEVYRNDPKQHPKHKHIVDIYVPIEPF
- a CDS encoding GNAT family N-acetyltransferase, which translates into the protein MRVRNIQEEDYVKIHSVLNDWWGGRDMADMLPKLFFVHFQETSFIIEEDGETLGFLCGFLSQTHKEEAYVHFIGVNPKYRRRGIASTLYSYFFDVARANKRKVVKAITSPVNKKSIQFHREIGFRIEAGDDEIEGVSVHTNYDGNGGSRVLFLKNV
- a CDS encoding DUF3980 domain-containing protein, with amino-acid sequence MINRKCERCKEITGTLHGGKKIKEEFLCEDCLQKGIASGEIELSQAEEKQTSHLSIKILKIMSVIYLIGSILMAFSTGPFIHNLGFDEISISGSELGLISIVMLGSIFQSVLVFCGIWVFILLVETVIKIYEKMK